A genomic stretch from Solidesulfovibrio fructosivorans JJ] includes:
- a CDS encoding SPL family radical SAM protein, which yields MSPSPWDITCLAVDAAVAGTAMAARARAHLPDAAKVVLAPGEALPEAPGGGRVLHIKAHKGRFLRPCPATRNYRCCGYQIVHIGENCPMDCSYCILRAYFRDRTLTAFANTEAMFDELGRAFGHDRTRRFRVGTGQFADSLALESITGHTRELLGFLADFDNVVLELKSKTVDLIWMEADPRPDRVLPAWSFNAPDIVAGQERDTAPLEARLAAARTCVAAGFRVCLHFDPICFYPGWEAGYGAAVDMIFDYLRPADIAYMSLGSFRCLPELPGRLTGEGRDVPAYMIGEFSLGADGKKRLLRPLRVRQFRFMADRLARYGFSRGLYFCMESDEVWREVFGCTTRSLGGLYAHLLDAAYNREGEPACSSITRKP from the coding sequence GTGAGCCCTTCTCCCTGGGACATCACCTGCCTGGCCGTGGACGCCGCCGTCGCCGGCACGGCCATGGCCGCCCGGGCGCGGGCCCATCTGCCGGACGCGGCCAAGGTGGTCCTGGCTCCGGGCGAGGCGCTGCCCGAAGCGCCGGGCGGCGGCCGGGTGCTGCACATAAAGGCCCACAAGGGGCGGTTTTTGCGGCCCTGTCCGGCCACGCGCAATTACCGCTGCTGCGGCTACCAGATCGTGCACATCGGCGAGAACTGCCCCATGGACTGCTCGTACTGCATCCTGCGGGCCTATTTCCGCGACCGCACCCTCACCGCCTTCGCCAACACCGAGGCCATGTTCGACGAGCTGGGCCGCGCTTTCGGCCACGACCGCACGCGGCGGTTCCGGGTCGGCACCGGCCAGTTCGCCGATTCGCTGGCCCTCGAGTCCATCACCGGCCACACGCGGGAGCTGCTCGGCTTTCTGGCCGACTTCGACAACGTGGTGCTGGAGCTCAAATCCAAGACCGTGGATCTCATCTGGATGGAGGCCGACCCCAGGCCCGACCGGGTGCTGCCGGCCTGGTCGTTTAATGCCCCGGACATCGTGGCCGGGCAGGAACGCGACACGGCCCCGCTGGAAGCCCGTCTGGCCGCCGCCAGGACTTGCGTGGCGGCCGGGTTTCGCGTCTGCCTGCATTTCGACCCCATTTGCTTCTACCCGGGCTGGGAAGCGGGCTACGGCGCGGCCGTGGACATGATTTTCGATTACCTGCGCCCGGCGGACATCGCCTACATGAGCCTGGGCTCGTTTCGCTGCCTGCCCGAGCTGCCGGGACGCCTTACCGGGGAGGGGCGCGATGTGCCGGCCTACATGATCGGGGAGTTTTCGCTCGGCGCGGACGGCAAAAAGCGGCTGTTGCGGCCGCTTCGCGTGCGCCAGTTCCGGTTCATGGCCGACAGGCTGGCCAGGTACGGCTTTTCCCGGGGCCTGTATTTTTGTATGGAATCGGACGAGGTCTGGCGTGAGGTCTTCGGATGTACCACCAGGAGCCTGGGCGGGCTTTACGCCCATCTGCTCGATGCGGCCTACAACCGCGAAGGAGAGCCCGCATGCTCGTCGATTACGCGGAAACCCTGA
- a CDS encoding EF-hand domain-containing protein, with product MVRYVMGILAIVALIAALGGCAKKQSQQHPKGYATMDEVYLKYDVNKDGVITKDEFVAQWKDKQKAENAWKKLDVKNNGFVDRVLNNDAPVSVWNDVESQNTPY from the coding sequence ATGGTGCGTTACGTGATGGGGATTCTGGCGATCGTGGCCCTGATCGCCGCGCTTGGCGGCTGCGCCAAGAAGCAGTCGCAGCAGCATCCCAAGGGCTACGCGACCATGGACGAAGTGTACCTCAAGTACGACGTCAACAAGGACGGCGTGATCACCAAGGACGAGTTCGTGGCCCAGTGGAAGGACAAGCAAAAGGCCGAAAACGCCTGGAAGAAACTGGACGTGAAAAACAACGGCTTCGTCGACCGCGTGCTCAATAACGACGCGCCGGTCTCCGTCTGGAACGACGTGGAGAGCCAGAACACGCCCTACTAG
- a CDS encoding DUF3859 domain-containing protein, translated as MKRLLVILPILCLLLASCSSTLNFFGFGGKEEKQQEPSIVLVDYGIYDANGALTTATNSVPRKLGTTFGMRFKTLKPEGGTSKVKIITASPGIIDPAQNKVVFNNETTVDVVTGKEYNCTFTFEKEWEMASGDWTLTAVAEDGSSIKKTFQVFNPQQ; from the coding sequence GTGAAACGTTTGCTTGTGATATTGCCGATCTTGTGCCTGCTTCTGGCTTCCTGCTCCTCGACGCTGAACTTCTTCGGCTTCGGCGGCAAGGAGGAAAAACAACAGGAGCCCTCCATCGTTTTGGTGGATTACGGCATTTACGATGCGAACGGGGCGCTCACGACCGCAACCAATTCCGTGCCGCGCAAGCTCGGCACCACGTTCGGCATGCGCTTTAAGACGCTCAAGCCCGAAGGCGGCACCTCCAAGGTCAAGATCATCACCGCCTCGCCGGGCATCATCGACCCGGCCCAGAACAAGGTGGTTTTCAACAACGAAACCACCGTCGACGTGGTGACGGGCAAGGAATACAACTGCACCTTCACCTTCGAGAAGGAATGGGAGATGGCCAGCGGCGACTGGACGCTCACCGCCGTGGCCGAAGACGGCTCCTCCATCAAGAAGACCTTCCAGGTTTTCAATCCGCAACAATAG